One part of the Bacteroidia bacterium genome encodes these proteins:
- a CDS encoding enoyl-CoA hydratase-related protein produces MSTIISEGPLLVSLENGVKTIIFNQPEKRNAINSKMSTLFRDAVLASEHDDSRVIVITGSGDHFCAGADLAPSSSGGEFDVSQFLRSTYNPLVTAIRNMDKPFIAKVRGNCVGAGFSFALACDLLYASPDAKMSQIFTKIGLSSDGGGGYFLPEKIGYHKAFELMALHEIITAEQAEKLGIINKVVAAGELDDYVDGIVDRLINGAYLAIQRTKSNLRAAMSQGLEAALEQEADNQGLNFKSKDFFEGVAAFLQKRKANFKGE; encoded by the coding sequence ATGTCTACAATAATCAGTGAAGGCCCGCTACTTGTATCCCTGGAAAATGGAGTAAAGACCATTATCTTCAATCAACCTGAAAAGAGAAACGCAATCAATTCGAAGATGTCAACTCTTTTTAGAGATGCAGTTCTCGCATCCGAACATGATGATTCCCGAGTGATCGTCATTACAGGATCCGGAGATCATTTTTGCGCGGGTGCTGATTTAGCTCCCTCTTCTTCAGGGGGTGAATTTGACGTAAGCCAATTTTTACGAAGCACATATAATCCACTGGTTACTGCAATACGAAATATGGACAAACCTTTTATTGCTAAGGTAAGAGGTAATTGTGTAGGAGCTGGATTTAGTTTTGCCCTGGCTTGTGATTTGTTATACGCTTCGCCTGATGCAAAGATGAGTCAGATCTTTACGAAGATTGGTTTATCCAGTGATGGCGGCGGCGGATATTTTCTCCCAGAAAAAATCGGATATCATAAGGCTTTTGAACTAATGGCTCTGCATGAAATAATTACAGCAGAGCAGGCAGAAAAATTAGGGATTATAAATAAGGTAGTAGCTGCAGGAGAACTGGATGATTATGTAGATGGTATTGTAGATAGACTCATAAATGGGGCCTATTTAGCTATTCAACGTACAAAATCTAATCTCCGCGCCGCTATGAGTCAAGGACTTGAAGCCGCTCTCGAACAAGAAGCTGATAATCAGGGACTTAACTTCAAATCAAAGGACTTTTTTGAAGGGGTTGCGGCCTTTTTACAGAAAAGAAAAGCCAATTTTAAGGGAGAATAG
- a CDS encoding exodeoxyribonuclease III produces MAKNIISYNVNGIRAAARKGFLDWLKEEDPDIVCLQESKAQPDQLDEEVRNPEGYHAYWYSAEKKGYSGVGILTKEEPKHVEYGCGIDAYDKEGRVLRADFENFSVISAYFPSGSSGSPRQAVKEAFLEDLFVYISELKKSYPNLIISGDYNICHQAIDIHDPVRNKKSSGFLPHEREWVTKFLDSGFIDSFRKFNQEGDNYSWWSLRSRARDSNKGWRIDYHMVSSPLDDKIIGADILPDVKHSDHCPIKVILDL; encoded by the coding sequence ATGGCAAAGAATATCATTTCTTATAATGTAAATGGAATCCGGGCAGCTGCTCGGAAAGGTTTTTTGGATTGGCTCAAAGAAGAGGATCCAGATATTGTTTGTTTGCAAGAAAGTAAGGCTCAACCTGATCAACTGGATGAGGAAGTTCGAAATCCAGAAGGATATCATGCGTATTGGTATTCCGCTGAGAAGAAAGGCTATAGTGGGGTAGGGATTTTGACCAAAGAAGAACCCAAACATGTCGAATATGGGTGTGGAATTGATGCCTATGATAAAGAAGGCCGAGTGCTTCGAGCTGATTTTGAAAATTTTTCGGTCATTTCCGCTTATTTCCCTTCTGGTTCCAGTGGATCTCCCCGACAGGCTGTAAAAGAAGCTTTTTTGGAAGATCTGTTTGTGTATATCTCCGAACTGAAAAAATCTTATCCCAATCTGATCATTTCCGGGGACTATAACATTTGCCATCAGGCGATTGACATTCACGATCCGGTCAGAAACAAAAAATCATCCGGATTTCTTCCGCATGAAAGAGAATGGGTAACAAAATTTCTCGATTCCGGATTTATCGACTCATTTCGCAAGTTTAATCAGGAAGGAGACAATTATTCCTGGTGGAGTTTGAGAAGTAGAGCTCGTGATAGCAATAAAGGATGGAGAATCGACTATCATATGGTCTCATCACCTTTGGATGATAAAATAATAGGGGCTGACATTCTTCCAGATGTTAAGCACTCGGACCATTGCCCAATCAAAGTAATTCTCGACCTCTAA
- a CDS encoding ketoacyl-ACP synthase III: MYAKITALGSYVPQKIVRNADLEELVETNDEWIQKRTGIKERRFAAEDEFVTEMCVSAAQCLAEKNQKNLEDVDFIIVATITGEHVMPSVASQVQHKLNIKRAGSIDLGAACAGFGYGLTIARGLISIGAFKKILVFGAEALSKHLDFEDRTTCVLFGDGAGAALVEASEENGFFGTVSGTEGELGHVLYISTMTNHINGFEVDPKNKVVQDGKKVFKWAVSTVSREVRNLLENSNLDISDIDWFIPHSANARIIDAICRDLGFPRENVFESEVVFGNTSSASIPLALYEGWKSKRPKKGDKCLLIGFGGGVTFSGTVFSWDIDEFPG, from the coding sequence ATGTATGCAAAAATTACCGCCCTCGGGTCTTATGTGCCTCAAAAGATCGTCAGAAATGCCGATCTGGAAGAATTGGTTGAGACTAATGATGAGTGGATTCAAAAAAGAACAGGTATCAAAGAGAGAAGGTTTGCAGCTGAGGATGAGTTCGTTACAGAAATGTGTGTAAGTGCAGCTCAATGTCTGGCTGAAAAAAACCAAAAAAATCTCGAAGATGTTGACTTCATTATTGTCGCTACGATTACCGGTGAACATGTGATGCCAAGTGTCGCCAGCCAGGTCCAGCATAAACTCAATATCAAACGTGCTGGATCCATAGATTTAGGTGCTGCTTGTGCCGGATTTGGATATGGATTGACCATTGCAAGAGGATTAATTTCCATTGGTGCCTTTAAAAAAATCCTGGTTTTCGGTGCGGAAGCGCTTTCCAAGCATTTGGATTTTGAGGACAGAACTACTTGTGTTCTTTTTGGAGATGGTGCTGGCGCTGCTTTGGTAGAAGCCTCTGAAGAAAATGGCTTTTTCGGGACGGTTTCTGGAACAGAAGGAGAACTTGGACATGTCCTATATATCTCTACCATGACCAATCATATCAATGGTTTTGAGGTAGATCCCAAAAATAAAGTGGTACAAGATGGTAAAAAGGTTTTCAAATGGGCCGTTTCTACTGTTAGTCGGGAAGTGAGAAATCTACTCGAGAACTCAAATCTGGATATTTCAGATATTGACTGGTTTATCCCGCATAGTGCAAATGCCCGTATCATTGATGCCATTTGCCGGGATTTAGGATTCCCGAGAGAAAATGTATTTGAAAGTGAGGTGGTTTTTGGAAATACTTCTTCTGCCAGTATCCCGCTTGCCTTATATGAAGGTTGGAAAAGTAAGCGTCCTAAAAAGGGCGATAAATGCCTGCTGATTGGTTTCGGTGGGGGAGTTACTTTTTCCGGGACCGTTTTCTCCTGGGATATTGATGAGTTTCCGGGATAA
- the thiL gene encoding thiamine-phosphate kinase — protein MSSNESALTDISNLGEFGLIKYLTRNSKFKHPNVLKGIGDDAAVIKNGNGMAEVISTDLLLEGIHFDLAYMPLRHLGYKSVVVNLSDIFAMNAIPYGVTVSIAASNRFPVEALDELYEGINLACEKYGVQLIGGDTSSSRQGLLISITAMGRAKEEDIVYRKGAQKQDLICVTGNLGAAYAGFLVLDREKAVFQKSPESQPDLSDYDYVVGRQLKPEARGDIIQKLASSGLKPTSMMDISDGLASELHHINKHSEMGVSIYAHKIPIDYQTVSVAEEFKISQTMFAMNGGEDYELLMTLPLQSFDKLKSIPEISIIGHITEDKNQVDIILENGSVAPIEAQGWQHFDNAEKIDQEPTDNQ, from the coding sequence ATGTCATCAAACGAATCTGCGCTGACGGATATCTCCAATCTCGGAGAATTCGGTCTGATAAAATACCTCACGCGAAATTCCAAGTTCAAACATCCCAATGTCCTGAAGGGAATCGGAGATGATGCAGCTGTGATCAAAAATGGGAATGGAATGGCCGAAGTCATTTCTACCGATTTACTGCTCGAAGGAATTCATTTCGATTTGGCCTATATGCCACTCAGACATCTGGGCTACAAATCTGTAGTCGTAAACCTCAGTGATATTTTTGCGATGAATGCAATTCCATATGGAGTTACAGTTTCTATTGCTGCCAGTAATCGATTTCCTGTTGAAGCCCTGGATGAATTGTATGAAGGGATCAATTTAGCTTGTGAAAAATATGGGGTTCAATTGATCGGAGGAGATACTTCCAGTTCCCGACAAGGATTACTTATTTCTATTACGGCAATGGGCCGAGCGAAAGAAGAGGATATTGTTTATCGGAAAGGAGCTCAAAAGCAGGACCTCATCTGTGTTACTGGAAATTTGGGTGCGGCTTATGCCGGCTTTTTGGTTTTGGATAGGGAGAAAGCTGTTTTTCAAAAATCTCCGGAAAGTCAACCAGATCTAAGCGATTATGATTATGTCGTCGGTAGGCAATTGAAACCAGAAGCCAGGGGCGACATTATTCAAAAATTAGCATCAAGTGGCTTGAAGCCAACTTCTATGATGGACATTTCTGATGGTCTTGCTAGTGAATTACATCACATCAACAAGCATAGCGAAATGGGGGTGTCTATTTATGCACATAAGATACCGATTGATTACCAAACCGTTTCTGTGGCTGAAGAGTTCAAAATTAGCCAGACCATGTTTGCCATGAATGGGGGAGAGGACTATGAATTGTTGATGACATTGCCTTTGCAGAGTTTTGATAAGCTAAAATCCATTCCGGAAATATCTATCATCGGTCATATCACTGAAGACAAGAATCAGGTGGATATTATCCTGGAAAATGGTTCTGTTGCTCCTATCGAAGCCCAAGGCTGGCAACATTTTGATAATGCTGAAAAAATCGATCAAGAACCTACTGATAATCAGTAA
- a CDS encoding RNase adapter RapZ, producing the protein MDKEKELLLRELFKGWANEKAVSFIPLQPSGSYREYYRIISDNQQAIGVYNANLKENTAFLTFTRHFLEKGVPVPKIYAEDLSQHIYLLEDLGDTTLFAHLHELRNGGDFPMDILPTYKEALSCLAHIQVEAGKGLDYEVCYPRARFDEQSIQWDLNYFKYYFLRLAKIPFDEQLLENDFEKFYRYLLQTNTNYFLYRDFQARNIMLHEGKPYFIDYQGGRKGALQYDLASLLYQAKANIPEEIREELLLHYMDEVESYVSIDREEFRKFYYAYVLIRTIQVLGAYGFRGFYERKPHFLESIPFAIKNLKAILKKIELPIEVPELNKALIAITESEELQLFGKPDPANQSLTVTINSFSYKNEIPADPSGNGGGFIFDCRAIHNPGRYEPYKKQTGRDRDVIDFLKKNSKIDAFLMHVYTLVDSSVEKYLSRGFDHLMVNFGCTGGQHRSVFCADQLAAHLKKKYDVSINLTHIEQERKNWQN; encoded by the coding sequence TTGGACAAGGAAAAAGAACTATTGCTGAGGGAACTGTTTAAAGGATGGGCCAATGAGAAAGCCGTATCTTTCATTCCCCTTCAACCTTCCGGCTCTTATCGAGAATACTATCGAATCATAAGTGATAATCAACAGGCGATAGGTGTTTATAATGCCAATTTGAAAGAAAATACCGCCTTCCTGACATTCACTCGACACTTTTTGGAAAAAGGGGTTCCCGTCCCGAAGATCTATGCAGAAGATCTTTCTCAGCATATCTATTTATTAGAAGATCTGGGAGATACTACTTTATTTGCTCATTTGCATGAATTGAGAAATGGAGGAGATTTCCCCATGGATATTCTGCCTACTTATAAAGAAGCATTGAGTTGCCTGGCGCATATCCAGGTAGAAGCGGGAAAAGGGTTAGACTATGAAGTCTGTTATCCGCGAGCCCGGTTTGATGAACAATCTATTCAATGGGACCTGAATTATTTTAAGTATTACTTCCTGCGATTGGCCAAAATTCCTTTTGATGAGCAATTGCTGGAAAATGACTTTGAAAAATTCTACCGTTACCTGCTTCAAACCAATACTAATTATTTCTTGTATCGAGATTTTCAGGCAAGAAATATTATGCTCCACGAGGGTAAGCCCTATTTTATAGATTATCAGGGAGGGAGGAAAGGAGCACTTCAATATGATTTGGCTTCTTTGCTATACCAGGCGAAAGCAAATATTCCAGAAGAAATTCGGGAAGAATTGTTGTTGCATTATATGGATGAGGTAGAAAGTTATGTTTCTATTGATCGCGAAGAATTTAGAAAATTCTATTACGCTTATGTATTGATTCGGACCATACAAGTACTGGGAGCTTATGGATTCAGAGGTTTTTATGAAAGAAAACCACATTTTCTAGAAAGTATTCCTTTCGCAATAAAGAATTTAAAGGCTATTCTGAAGAAGATAGAATTGCCCATAGAAGTTCCGGAACTAAATAAAGCCCTCATAGCGATTACAGAATCAGAGGAGTTACAATTATTTGGTAAACCTGATCCTGCAAATCAATCGCTAACAGTTACTATAAATAGTTTTTCATATAAAAATGAAATTCCTGCAGATCCATCTGGAAATGGAGGAGGCTTTATTTTTGATTGTCGGGCGATACATAATCCCGGTCGCTATGAACCCTATAAGAAACAAACCGGAAGAGATCGGGATGTCATCGACTTCTTAAAAAAGAATAGTAAGATCGATGCTTTTCTGATGCATGTCTATACTTTGGTTGATTCTTCAGTTGAAAAATATTTATCCAGAGGATTCGATCATTTGATGGTAAACTTTGGGTGTACAGGTGGACAGCATCGTTCGGTCTTTTGTGCTGATCAATTGGCAGCACATCTGAAAAAGAAATATGATGTGAGTATAAATCTGACTCATATAGAACAGGAGAGAAAAAACTGGCAAAATTAG
- a CDS encoding nucleotidyltransferase family protein — MKAMIFAAGLGTRLRPLTNDRPKALVEVFGKPLLEWVILKLRENGIREVVVNVHHFADKIEAFLERKENFDIDIRISDEREFLLETGGGLKFAKDLLQGNDPILIHNADIISDLDIQAFIKSHTEQDALASLAVSERNTSRYLHFDETNQLTGWENIKTSEVRPARNPMGEIRRLAFSGIHLINPEFLDVIIEEGKFSIIEVYLRLAAQKKIIGYQHDSSNWFDVGKPENLPLATAYLKKTNS, encoded by the coding sequence ATGAAAGCCATGATATTTGCTGCGGGCCTGGGAACACGGCTTCGCCCACTCACCAATGACCGCCCCAAAGCCCTGGTAGAAGTTTTTGGAAAACCCTTATTGGAATGGGTCATTCTCAAGCTCCGTGAGAATGGGATCAGGGAAGTCGTAGTAAATGTCCATCACTTTGCTGATAAAATTGAGGCTTTCTTAGAGAGAAAAGAAAACTTCGATATTGATATTCGAATTTCTGATGAACGTGAATTTTTGTTGGAAACGGGCGGAGGATTGAAATTTGCGAAAGATCTCCTTCAAGGAAATGATCCCATCTTAATTCACAATGCTGATATCATTTCAGACCTTGATATTCAGGCTTTTATAAAATCTCATACAGAGCAAGATGCACTTGCCAGCCTGGCAGTTTCTGAACGAAATACCAGCCGGTATCTTCACTTTGATGAAACGAATCAGCTAACGGGTTGGGAAAATATAAAGACGAGTGAAGTTCGTCCAGCTCGTAATCCAATGGGAGAAATTCGGAGATTAGCTTTTAGTGGTATTCATCTGATAAATCCGGAATTTTTAGACGTAATTATTGAAGAAGGAAAGTTTTCCATTATTGAGGTCTACCTTCGTTTAGCCGCTCAAAAAAAGATCATCGGCTATCAACATGATAGCTCAAATTGGTTTGATGTTGGAAAACCCGAAAACCTCCCATTGGCCACAGCGTATTTAAAGAAAACAAATTCATAA
- a CDS encoding acyl-CoA dehydrogenase: MKNLRFMLNDVHNINELTDYPKFEHFDAESLDMMLDAAKQLSDKYLFPHYEDMDRNPPELVDGEVKVHHSVRPMLDAMAEGGWIGMSAPMDLGGMQSPAMLLAAVGFIMSAANNGAMLFSGLTSAAANLLVSFGTDEQKAYYLPNMYGGKWQGTMALTEPQAGSSLSDITTVAYPQPDGTYKIKGQKIYISAGDYSDIDNVIHFTLARIEGAPAGTKGISLFIVPKFREEGEGNWVSNDVTTAGVYHKLGQKGTPALHLMYGEKDDCVGHLLGEEHRGLSYMFQMMNEARISVGLGGSAVASAAYYASLHYANERPQGRYIMERDLSKPQVNIIQHPDVKRMLLLQKAIMEGGLSLVMQAAKYADLAHNTEGEEKEKYEFLLELLTPMVKTYPSEFGVTSISTAVQVFGGGGFCEDFPAENYYRDIRIYPIYEGTTGIQSMDLLGRKVTMKQGKALRYFMAEVTQTIETAKTHDDLKPYADKLAEEMQRLQGVTMHLVGFAMKGEIDRFLADANLFMEMASIISVAWQWLIQGIKAKEAMLTQNPQGDDLNFLESKIHTMKFFFHYEVPKTLGLEQRLKDNEVLTIFGEKEWVI; encoded by the coding sequence ATGAAAAATTTGCGCTTCATGTTGAATGATGTGCATAATATCAATGAACTAACGGACTACCCAAAATTTGAGCACTTCGATGCTGAGTCTTTAGATATGATGTTGGATGCTGCCAAGCAGTTATCAGACAAATACCTTTTTCCTCATTATGAGGATATGGATCGGAATCCTCCTGAATTGGTAGATGGTGAAGTAAAAGTACATCACAGTGTGCGACCTATGTTGGATGCTATGGCAGAAGGGGGATGGATAGGGATGAGTGCGCCTATGGATTTGGGAGGAATGCAAAGTCCTGCGATGCTTCTGGCCGCAGTAGGATTTATTATGTCAGCAGCCAACAATGGCGCCATGTTATTTTCCGGTTTGACTTCTGCAGCTGCCAACCTTTTGGTTTCTTTTGGTACAGATGAACAGAAAGCCTACTACCTTCCTAATATGTATGGAGGAAAATGGCAGGGAACGATGGCTTTGACCGAACCACAAGCCGGAAGTTCACTTTCTGATATTACGACAGTTGCCTATCCTCAGCCAGATGGCACCTATAAAATAAAAGGACAAAAGATTTATATCTCTGCCGGCGATTATTCAGATATAGACAATGTGATTCACTTTACCCTGGCAAGAATCGAAGGAGCTCCAGCTGGAACAAAAGGGATCTCACTTTTCATTGTTCCAAAATTTAGAGAAGAAGGAGAAGGTAATTGGGTTTCTAATGATGTAACAACTGCCGGTGTTTATCACAAACTTGGGCAAAAAGGAACCCCGGCTCTTCATTTGATGTATGGAGAAAAGGATGATTGTGTAGGACATTTGCTCGGAGAAGAACATCGCGGTCTTTCCTATATGTTCCAAATGATGAATGAAGCCAGGATTTCTGTTGGACTTGGTGGTTCTGCTGTAGCATCTGCTGCCTATTATGCTTCATTGCATTATGCCAATGAGCGCCCGCAAGGTCGATACATCATGGAGCGTGATCTTTCCAAGCCTCAGGTAAATATTATTCAGCATCCCGATGTGAAGAGAATGCTTCTTTTGCAAAAGGCTATTATGGAAGGAGGATTGAGTTTGGTGATGCAAGCTGCTAAGTATGCCGATCTGGCTCATAATACCGAAGGAGAGGAAAAAGAGAAATATGAATTCTTATTGGAACTTCTTACTCCTATGGTAAAAACCTATCCCTCAGAATTTGGGGTAACTTCTATCAGTACTGCTGTTCAGGTATTTGGAGGGGGAGGATTTTGCGAAGATTTTCCAGCGGAAAATTATTATCGTGATATCAGAATTTATCCGATCTATGAAGGTACTACCGGGATTCAGTCCATGGATTTGTTGGGAAGAAAGGTAACCATGAAGCAGGGCAAAGCTTTGAGGTATTTCATGGCTGAGGTAACTCAAACCATTGAAACCGCAAAGACGCATGATGATTTGAAACCTTATGCGGATAAATTGGCTGAAGAAATGCAGAGACTTCAGGGAGTAACCATGCACCTGGTAGGATTTGCGATGAAAGGAGAAATTGATCGCTTTCTGGCTGATGCGAATTTATTTATGGAAATGGCATCTATCATTTCTGTTGCATGGCAATGGTTGATTCAGGGGATCAAGGCGAAAGAAGCCATGCTTACCCAAAATCCACAGGGAGATGATTTGAACTTCCTGGAAAGTAAGATTCATACCATGAAATTCTTCTTCCACTATGAAGTACCCAAAACACTGGGACTTGAACAAAGACTCAAAGACAATGAGGTCCTTACAATTTTTGGTGAAAAAGAATGGGTGATTTAA